In Alligator mississippiensis isolate rAllMis1 chromosome 9, rAllMis1, whole genome shotgun sequence, the genomic stretch atttggAAGTTAGTCTattaaaagatagcagatttacccaaagaacgttgtctgcctatgtccttagaccaggggcaggcaaaatgtggcccacgggccacattgcatctggcccacaggactcctaaaaaaatttagaaaataaagtattgatctgccccaggctgcctgtcacaCGGCCTTCGATGGcgtgccaaaactcagtaagtggccatccacccaaaataattgcctgcccctgcctaagACCAACATgtctacaacctatacccctgaataGATTTAAGTGGCACTTATACATTTGAAACCAAGAGATAATTTAAATCACTCCCTTTGTATTTCTAAGTGTAATTCTTATACTTCTCATCTTGACATGAGCTTAAAATaagcttgatttttttatatCAGCACTGAAAATAGTAACATTTCcttaacaaattaaaaaaaaggaatgttGTGTGCAAGGAagggggcacaggggtgggggccAACACCACTCAACTGTAACTAAGAATAGAATAAAAACTGTGTTCCAGTTTATTATTTCATGTACCACCAAATACTGTGTTACTGCCTTCAGGTGATGATGTATCAATTTCAGTTTTACAACCATCAGTTTTCCAATATAGTAAGCAAGGGCATGGGCATATGAACTATCATACTATTTCAAAAGGGTGGAATCTCTTTGGggtggaaggaaaaggaaaagacttGCTGCTTATAATTCTGCATCAGTTGATCCATTTAAACTGTATTTTAGCTGCCTGCTGCTATCCTAGGATAAGTAAAAATAATTTGCAGTTGATTGGGAAAGAAGACATGCAAAATAGTTGTAAAAGATCAACTGAACTGCATTAGTCCCATCTGCTCACATTTCAATCAGTATATTGTTTAATTGGTCAAGGACTTCAATTTCCCACACAAAAAAGTATCTCTGACTGATAGAAAATAGACTTAAACCATaaaaggggtgggagagggtggaCCAAAAGGAGTATTCAGAGCCACATGGGCtgctacttttaaaaataatgtcattATTAACACCACTTCAAATtagttaaaaaattattttataaaataaaaggaaaaaaatcccaccGCATTAATAAGCCCCTATCCTTCAGGCACCAATATTTGGAATAGGAAACAAGCTGCGGGATTAGTATACAGCCTCTAAGAGAACAGTTACTGGAAACTGAAACATTAGAGCACATGTTTTGTTATTCAAAACTCAGACCACTTGAAAGCAGAGAGAGCTGCTGGTTGTTGTAAAGGAGTTGTCTGCATAACACTGCTAGTCTTTCATGAAGATAATGAACAAGATTTGCTTTTATCAAGGTGTACTTCTTTAACAGCACTCATCATcacagaaacaaaaggaaaaaacagaacgAAAAACTGTAGAAGTTATTACACCTGGTAATGATTGCAGCCCACTGATGATCTCCTGTCTCCTTTTCTGCAGGGAAATTCTGTCTTCAGACATCATCAGGCCAAACATTACAAGAGAGATGAACTGGCTGGTGTaagcctgcagacagacagaATGTCAGTGCTCCACAGAAGCATATTACTAAAACATCTCACTGGCTTCCACAGAAGAAAGGTATAAAAGCCACTCAGTGAATAGTTACCTTTGTGCTTGCCACACCTATCTCTGGGCCTGCATTGATATGTACACCACAGTCAGTATCTCTGGATATTGAGCTTCCCACAGTATTTGTAATGCCAACCGTCAAAGCTCGACGTTCCTTACAATACCGCAAGGCCATAAGTGTATCTGCAGTCTCACCTATGGAACACGTACAGTTTATCATATATGTTTAATACAGGACCAACAAAAAAAGGCATCTTAGAAACTATATTATAAGGGTACTTGAAGCTCTAACCTACTGAACCCAGTTTTGTACAAGCTGCAGCTGGATAGAACATTTACACTTAGACCTAGTTTCGGCACCCACCAGTTGTTTATTTAATTCAAGCTTGAAACTACCCCTGCATCCAATACAGAGAACCATTACTATTAATCCTCCTCGTTTACTCTAAATTTAAGTATGGAGATAGAAATAAGCTTTGTTTATTGCATACACTTCTCTGCATGTCTCCACTCAGATAAAGGAGGAACAGTCAGAGTAACTCACCTGACTGACTGACAAAGAAGCACACATCATCCCTGAATACAGGAGTGTTTCTGTCCAGGAAGTCGCTAGCAAGTTCCACCATCACAGGCAGCTCTGTCAATTCTTCCAGCACTTGTCGAGTCTATAGTCAATAAGCAAAAAAGCATTTATTAACATTAAGCATTAGAGTGAATAGCTAtattaaggaaaaagaaacaaaacaaaccaagctACAAAGTTACAGAATTTAATAGGAATTAATGAAATCTTGTGTCTTATTACCAAGAAATAAGGCAGCTCTAACTACTAACTGCAACATCAAAAAGCAAAGGATTAATTTATAGCATGGCAGATTACAGTAGAGCTATTTTAATAAAAGGTACtaaggggaagaggaagcaagATGCATAAAAGTCCAATTCCCTCACCCGGGGCTcagtttgaaagaaagaaaaaaagctgttCTCTAAACCATAAAAACTAAGTATCCCCCATATTTTAGAGCAGGTTGAACTTACAGCTACTGCAGCATGATAACTGGTTCCACAACCAATGATGATCAGTCGGCGGCACCTCCTGATTTCTTTCAAATGATCCTTAAGACCACCCAACAGAACTGTAGCATtcccaacaaaagaaaaaaaaaaaaagtagatttcagctacatatatatttttattctaaTCCATTTTTTTGTCATCACATTGACTTACCAGTACTGTTCTCAAAATTCACTCTGCCTCTCATGGTATTGACAACAGATTCTGGTTGTTCAAAGATTTCTTTCTGCATAAATGCACTGAAGTTACCTATTTAGAGACACATTAAGAAACAGATTTAAGTTggttttcatttcaattttaattCTATTGGagaactttgttttgttttttttttaaactgcccaGTCATATTCTGAGAGTTTCACGGAGGCTGTAAGTCTCCAATATTTGCTAATGGGGAGAGACTCTGGTATAACAGAGAGTGGGCCACTTGCTCAattaaagtgttttaaaatgttaaaagtctaattaaattttaaaagaaattctggTCATTTTCTTGCTTGTTACCAAGATTCTGAGATGCTTTATTAAACTTCTGAGGGATCAGTGCAAACTTCCTAGCACTGAGCATCTTAAGAATGATTACATTTAATTCTATACAATGTTTAAGTGTTGTAGGTATCTGCTATCCTGTAGTCACAGATTTAATACCTACAGAGAGAGAGCTTGAATCAGCCTAGCCTGATCTGGTCACAAGTCTTAAAATTGCCAGCTCCCAGGAATTACTTTAGCATACTAGAAACATAGGTACAAGGTCATTATGTGAGGATTTGGCAACTTTCTTGCATGTCAATTCCCCAAGCCAATATCAGACTACCTACCtgtaaatgttattttttaagGTGTTCCAACTTACCCTTCATTATTTGCTGCAATTCCATCTGCAAAGTCTGGATGGCTCGAGAGGGGTCATCACTAGCTGAACGTTTCAGTCGATGGATAGAAAGTTTCCCATCAGTTACTGCTGCAATATCATCATCTTCTAGGAAGATTACTCTGTTGGTGTGTTCAATGATGGCGCTGAAGAAACGTAAATAGAAAGATTTAAATTCGGAACAATGTTTTAGTATGAAGAAGCAATAAGATTAAGAAACAAAGATAACATGTGCTGGTGAGGGCTACTTAAGCTTAACTTGCCTCCCTGCATTTGATACACTTCAGAACAGCGCCAGAAAGGTTCCAGACTGACAGTTACTTATCAGTAACACATGGTTGAAAAATCTGTGCCCTTTACCACCTTCAAACTGTCATTTTCCCTGCTTTATCCAGTCAATTAATCATTAGTTGAGCTTTGCAAGTCTCCATAACAAAATAGTTTACTACCAAATCACAAACATGTGGCACTGAATTAATAGGTAAGATTTCCATTACTGTATCGCTCCTAAATGACAAGCAAAAATAGTGTCATGTATTACCTTGCATCAGAAGCAAAGAAAAATTCTACTGCTTTATCTCCAACAGCATGAAGGTAGGTAGAACCATCCAATCTTTTCATTCGGGTCTTGCATATATTCTTCACGTTTTCAATGTTGCCTGTTAAACGAAATGGGACATGAATCCAAGCTAGACCAATCTGAAGTAAGGAACCTACCTGGCTGAAAAAACTTGTAAGCTATAAAGATAAGATATGGACATCTATATTACATTTACAAGTAGTCTATCCTTTTAGAAAGTGATGCATTCCCAGTAGGCATTTATAAACAATAGGATAAAAATGGGAACTGTCAGTAACAAAAACTCTTCACTCAAAAACAAATCAATAAATACACAGAGTACAGAAATCATTAACTTCACTTCTAAGGGAGTAGCAATACACCTTGAATTTAATttgattatgaaaaaaaattcctGCTAAGGTTCTGTTAGCTGTCATCACAAAGAGAATAACTACTGTAACTTACAAATATTTTCACTTACATGACCTATACAGGACAGAAATCTGTTCAGTGGAAAGCTTGTATTTGCTGCGAACTCCAATGAGTAGAGGACTTCCTCTCCTATGAATGCAACAAGGAACACATTAGCTATGACGTACTTTATATAGGGAGATCTACTTAAAATCTGCAGGGTTGGAAGGTCACACCCCTTCCAACTTCACAGGGTGACGGATGTTCCCCCGCCCACCACCCAGCTACATGATGTTCCGTTCCCTGCTTTGCAACTGTAGAAAACAAAATAAGGCATATGGAATACTGACAAGATGGAAGGCTAAACTTGCATTCCCAATTATAAGATCAGGCTTGGAAAGATGCATTTGTTTTCATCTTTATAATGCCTTTGGTAAAGCTAGGACACCATACACTTGGACTTCTTCAATAAACCAACACAGTTTTCCCATCACCATGATGCACCAGTTGCCACTTTAGTATGCCTTTAACCTATCCTGAAAATTGGTTTTCCAACCAGAAATAGAAGCAGAGTTTAGGCAACTCAACACTATCATGAGTTTTGTCTTGGACTAGAGCTGCATGCCAGCATTTACATAATGTATTAACCCAACAGGCTTCTAGCCAACTTGAATGAATATACAATTCACAGCATTTATTCAAAATGAAGTCAAAGCACACCagtcttctttcctttttcaatCTGCTATCAAATGAAAAAAGAGCTTGTCCAAAGAAAAGCACTTTGGAAACAGAAGGCAAACTGAGCTTCTCAGTGTTCTACAGCACACAGGTGTACCATTTCATACTTCATTATTTTACACTGCATTCATACATATCACATTAAAAATTTAACACCAAGTGAAATGCATCAAGTCAGCCTACTTTAGCAATCATCTGACTGTTCTTCAGCTGCAATTACAAAATGATTAATTCATATTTTTCACAATTATTTCTTCAAAAACTAATTGTACGTTTATAGGTAAATCTTTCAGAATGAATCTGAAAGGCAGTTATTTAATCCCTTGGAATTCAGCAGTTTTGGCAAGGAAGAAAAGCTTGTGAATGTCAAATCAGTTAGATTAAACAGCTGACTGGAAGATGTGCCAAGGGAACTGAGGGACAGTTCATGGTCCTGAACCCAGATGCCGACTAACGACGCTTAACATGGACACAGAATTTTTATAACACACTAATTAACGTAAGTCATAGTCCTCTGCATTTCAttgttttcaatttttgtttGCAAGTTATGTCTGATCAAAGGATTATTAATGTGTATAGAAAATAAAATGGTCAAATGCTCTAATTATGGTTATTCATTCACAGTGTATTTCAGTACAtaacacaaaaaatattttttggattTTCACTAACCTGGCAGCAACAGCTTCACCCAGATAATGGCTGCTCTTGAAAACCAAGGCAAAAGCACCTTCCTAGAAACCatacaaacaaaaggaaaaacccTGAACTGAGTTATACAAATGAGTCAAATCTTCATTAATCTGGGGCCCCTCTTCCTGAAATGATTTTAGGCGTAGCTCATTACCACTATCAGGAATTTCTTCCTGGCAGTCAGATTGTACCATCCAAGAGGTCAGCAAATACAGTAGAACAAGTAAAAGACCAATAAATATACCATGCATTATCCAGATAGTGAGAAGGGCACTTTTTATAGGAAACTAGATTCTCAGTTTTACccataaaaataaatacttttaataTAAGTCTCTGTAAAGCCCTGACAGGTGCATTTCCTAGCACTGCTGGGGATCTACAAATAGATATTTGTGTGTATTAGACAATAAATTGGCAATACTGCCCATGTTTGTATGCTGAAGTTATAGATCAAATACTTTTTATTCCACTTTGACATAAATGTGCGGCCTGGCTCAGTTTGGGTTCTGTTggggttgtgttttttaaaaggaaaaaaacagaaacaaaaaaacaaaaccatctcTTGGAAGCCATCTAAGACCAATTTAACgttaaaaaataacaataatgccTAAAAACAAAATCCTGGTGTTTTACGCAACATTAAAGAGACTCTTAAGGTAAGTAAGGTTGATCTGGAATTGCTCTACAGCTCTGTGTTCAGGATCCAGAGTCATCAAGGTAGGTAGGGAACATGCTAACAAGCTCACCCGTCCCCCAGTTCTGCCTCCAAGCAGTGGCTAAACAGTAGCAGCCTCTCACCATCCATGAACCAACATACCTTGTTAACTCCAAATATAAAGTGCTGAGATTCTTTACTATAGTAGACACTACTGCAATTCAAGCAGTTTCCTTTTAtcacacttaccagctgctgaATAACTCTTTCCACCAATGCTGAAAAGCTGATGTCCTCGGTCTCTCTGTTGTCATATATATATTTGATTAGTTTGGGGATGGTTTCTGTATCGGTTTCAGATTCAAACTCATAGCCtttgctttcctggaatgtgagATATAATCAAAGACAAAATAAGCATTTTCTTCCTCAGGAAGGAAACCCTGGTGTTTTTCAATTGGTGTCATCACACCAGAAGGTAATAAATCATTAAAACGGACAGCTTGGGAGGATCACACTAGGCTGCAATTTACCACTTAGAGAAAAGACTGAACTAATCATAACCTCACTATTTTCaaacatatataaaaataagagaaaattGGCCTTCTATCCTTCTCCAGCATAAGGAAACTAGGCTGTATTGTGCCGGGTCCTGTGCAACTCCAGCAGGCAACCTCTGTTGCAATACCACTTTTCAATTGTAAACAACAAAAGTGTTATTTCAATCCCTTCAGAAGTTAGGAGAAATGGATAAACAATTATTTTATATCAGTATTTTAATTTTGGAATTAGTCACACAGTTATAAAACCTACCAGAAATTTTCTCAGATCCTTATAGTTTGTGATGATTCCATTATGGATAACAACAAATTCTGAAAGGAAGAGTCAACAAATAAGAGAGCAAAGTGTAAACTCCATGCACACAGAAGCATCTTACATTTTTGTTATTCCTGCAACACTTTCGTAATTAGGGTGTACTGTAGCACCTTTGGCAGGCTCTATCCAACCTAAGAGTTATCATCTGCAGACCAACTTACTAAGACCTAAGCACTGGAAGTAGTTTTATGGTCTCCACCATCACAGCGTGGACGTTTCTCCCCTTTTCTCTTCCCTGACAGCCTATATGTAAATACACTTCATCAGTTTACAAATCTTATTTGAGCATTATATCCTGTTTTTCAAATAAGAATTTGTTTTCCTCCAATTCGCACACAGTTTTAAAAATAGAACAGATTAGATATTAATAGCAACCTTTATCAACTTTGTTAGATGTTTATTCATAGTTATGCTAAAACATTTTTTGCACTTTAGCCAGATTGCTGGATTGTTAACACATTATACAAAGACGGCCAGAAACCATGATGCCATTTTACTCTGTCATCTCAACCAGACAGCATTTTTGTCTGGATGGACATCTCAACCCTGTAtagactattttttttaagttaaagtaCTTCTGAGAAGACGTTTACTTCTTTATTGTCCATCATCCCATCACTCCCAAACTGgagttgttttggggggttttttggctaCAGAACAAAGTCAAGGGCCAGAAATTCTAAAGATCTTACTCTGGTACTTGTATGGGAGCTAAAGTAGCCAAATATTAAGCAGAAGCAAGTTTTAGGATAGTAGGGAGAAGGaataaataattttgaatttGGGTCTCTCTATTTCTTCAGACCCACAAAAGCATTCTGTTACCTACTACTCATCCACTTTAGGTTTTTTTTGGCATAACTGAATCACTGTTCCCGAGCTGAGCATTCAAGAAAAAACTAAAGATACCCCTCGTAAAGGCCTCTATGGGTACCAAGTTGTTCTGAAGATGAAGTGCCCTATTTAAGGCAATCCAAAAAGATTGATTTATATTCAAGGAAGCTTATAGGGCAGAGACCATGTGTATCTTATCTTTGTACTACAACAATTATAAAACATTTGCTTTCATGACACTGAGCCTTGGACAGTTTAAGTGCCTGTGGGGAACATTTTGCTAATATGGAGCTATTTCTAATAttaaaccactctctctccaattcttcaattctaatcctcaaaaggaaatttacaagacacctttcatagacaaacCTACAAActccacttcataaatctactggatttaaaaaaaaaaaaaaactaaaaaaaaaaaaaaaaaattatagactaactacagacattggatttatggcacgttATAACCTGCCTTCCATCCAATAACGCCAAGTAacctctacattttaccagctacattatATCACTCGGTCAATATTCCCCCCCCTTCTACTCCCCCACACCTACCTGCCTCACACCTATGGTCTTCCATCCcctcacatttgcattttcacagacctgcattttgcatattggcttccattccacccagAAGAGCatacaaacaccaacagactctacCTATGcctgaagggcatttgtgcctgaaagcttgcaaaggataatttttccaactttttagttggtctaataaaatatatcgcctttacacaaaaaaaacaaacaaactcgtCTGCCTTAATCATAATATCACTCTTTCCAATTTTGGGTCAATTGTATTCAATTTagcctgcattttaaaaaaatggttctGCGTAACAATCCAGTTAAAAACATCTCAACTATTCATAAGAACACTAAAATACACATACTTGGAAGCATTAAATgcattaacaggaaaaaaaaaaaaaacaaaaaacacaaaccaaaccaaaaaaaaacaaaccaaccacaCACACTATTTTTTCTAGATAGCAGCCTATTAAAATATTTGAATTGGTATTAAGTTTGAAGTTtatcatactgtgcagtaaaaatatcGTTAAATATTTTACACCTCCATTGGGCTAAGTTGCTCTTCAAAATATCAATGGACTAAAGCATAGTTACCTCCTGGATACTGTTGGCCCAATAAGACATTTCTCTGCATTAATTATGATACATTAGGGCTCAAGTTGTGTTGAGCTTCTAATAAACCAACGGTGAATCATTCAAACAAATGTGTATCCTTTATTATTCTATTCCATTTGTATCATGTTTGAGAAATAAGTTTCCCGTTAAATAAAACTTCTCTGTGAGTAATAATTAGAGCAGTTAGACTGCTTTGCCAAGTCAAAATATATTCTCTAGTGGAAAGAAATGTCTGTTTGACAAGGTCACTGATGAATGAGCGTAGCCTATCAGAATTCATGCATACTTTGGCAGTTTTAGAGTAATCTAGACTGAGATCTTTTCTGCCATAACAAATTCATAAACAATTCCAAACTGACACGAATGATACTTACCATTCCCTTTACCTGATCTCTGAGGGTGACTGTTTACTACACTGGGGACTCCATGGGTTGCCCAACGAGTGTGAGCAATTCCAAAATGTGTTTCAAAGTCTACCTTTAGGTCCAGACCATCTTGTTCTGTGCAGAAGAAAGTCAGTTCGTTAAATGTCACACAAACACAAGACTAACAGAACCTTGTTGGATTTAAATTTTACCTGTAAAGATCCTAAGTGGTTTTTAACTTTATTTGATTTCATGACACTAAGCCTTGGGTAGTTTTAAGTGCATGTGGGAAACATTTTGCTAATATGGAGCTATTTTTCAGCCTATACTAACAATTATAAACTAGGTAAACTGACCATAACATTACAatataaacaaatatttattaaaaataagacTTAAGTTCTTTGTAGGAGGAAGGGATCCATAGAGTTGATGTGTGAAGATTAACTGCTTGGAAATGCTGTACAATATGGCCAAAGCTCTGTCAGAATATGAATTCATATGCATGTCTTCTTATAAGAGAGCTTAGATTTCAGAGGGCACAGTGATAGTTCAAAAATGAACAGTTAGCTTATTGGTGAGCTCTCATACTATTGTACCTCCACTAAACCCCTACTGCACAAAGATAAGCCTACTTTGTAAAAGCTAGTGTCTCTGAACAAAAACTACTCAACAACCTAATGCTGGTTATATAATGCCATTAACAGCTTTGTTTTTAAACCATAGAAATCAATAGTTTAACTTTTTTGCTAATCTACAGCTATCATCAGGAGTATAAAATCAAAAGGAATTTTAAACTCACTGTATAATTCTTCATCCAGGGCCTTTACCTTTCCTCTTTTCTTGACCAGTTTGATGAACCTCTCTTTATCTTTATTATCATTTCCATCAATGGCAACACCTAGAATTCAGAACACATCGGcaagtgtttttttaaaaggaagggaGTGCATCTTATTCAGAAAAATCCAACCTAAGATTAGACAGACAATCGCATGCAAATGCAAAGGCTCTACAACAAAGTTAGCCTTCAAAGGGATGCTTCTAGTCTTCTACAAATGGCTATTCAAATCAGATTACGGTTCACCTGAAAAGGCAATACAGGTTTAAATACCCACTGAAACTGACCAAAGTTTTGCCTGAATAAGGACCTCAGATTTTGTCAGTGATATTAACACTTCAAGATTAAAGTGACTTGATAAGCCTATCAATTGATAAGTCTTCAAACATACTTCACACTAGAAGTTCAACAAAAATTACAGTAGGTATCCATTTCCTTCATTCTGCTTGCTTCAATTACATGTTCTAAAACAACTAAACTGAACATGTAATTAAATCACAGGTCTCAATCTTTGCTCTTTCATGGCAATAGAATAAAATTTGGATGAGAAAATACTACACAAATAAAAATTCAACATCCAAATGTCTTGGTTAGAAATTGTAAAGATCATCTTGGATTGAAATAATGCAAGTACCGAGCAGTTGCAatcatatacacatgcatttttaGGACAAGGTGAGGTACCTGCTGAGTCATATCCTCTGTATTCTAGTCTCTCAAGTCCTTTGATCAGAGTCTCAAATATCTCCTTCCGAGTCCGAGGTACTCTGTAGTTCAGATAAGCAAAGATTCCTATTTAATGAAATAGGGGACAAAAGAGCAGAAAGTCAAcatttaggctaggaacagaaattgcacataaaccagtgtaagtgatggGAAGccatttcaaatctgtaacacaaccgaaattcagtgcacataaactgctttcaaaattgctgaaaccggtttaaaataaacctggatgcatgtagcatcaaacttaactaatttaggtagGTTTATtgaacttaactgatttaggatctgtcctagatcccctccagattcaagtcaactcacagccccccaagcatcccaaaatgcatctcccctgcatgccccctccccctcacgcagggtgggcgggctagccaTGGCCCAAGCGGTCTGTTCCAAagcagcaggaaggcatgctctagcgccccacggcttctggtctgggccactgcaggcacatggctgcatttgcagaatcaaaataaactgttcacttgcttatcggctcaatctatgcagcttagactaacctgtaaagattgaatagactcagccttgggctttttaactatctgtacttagccttatagTCTATTGGGATACCTGCAGAGATGGATTTAAAGCTCTTTATTAGCTCCAAATATCAATGTCACAAAATTAAACATTCCTGGTTCTAGGGAACTTTTAGACTATCACTCTCTTCAGTGAGATCTCCAAATAACAGTAGCAGTTAATGCCCAAActgcaaaaaaatttttttttaaatcccccaaCTCCCCATGCAGACTGTAGCAGAGAATGGGAGCATTGTGATTGACTGCGTTTCCAGGTCTAAAACTAGACATCTCATGAAGAAGGAGTATATTCACTGCACTAGTACAAGGCAATGTTTGTAATCAAGGTCAGGGCCCAAAATGCTCCAGGGTAGGGACTCTGAGCACAGGAACTATTTTTGAAAGGCTCCTGCTGAAAACGGTATGCAGCAGTCACTTTAACAGGGAACAGGAGGGGAAAACTAGGGaataaaacagaaatgaaatCGGAAGCAAAGGACAGAAAGCAAGGGACAAAGGAAAACAGACAAGGAACCCAAGTCAAGTACCCATTCTCAAGTCTCTTGCAGACTTAAGGAAGAGCGCAATGCCCAAAAGGCTATccagcagctctcccaactatacagttggtctaaaaaaagtatcagaaaaaacaataaaatccttgcttctgctacatttcctggatcatcatggctccAACCCTACTTAAAATGTTAATGAATTTGGTATAATAAATTATGTAAACTAGACAATCAGTAAATCATTGTGAACCCTGCACCAAGCAAGCATGTGGCGGTTCAGCTTTGAAGGGAAGGAACAGTTTGACTGGAAAAAACTGTTCTCTTTAACAAATGCGTAATATCGAAGACTAATTCACATTAGTCTGTGCTGAAAATGTAATGGTTTTACCTCTTCAATTATAGCTACTGAGAGcacaaaaatgttatttatacCTCCCACTGGTCCTCCAAAACTAAGGAAGTCATAGTGAAGATACAGTTGTTGAACATGTCAGGTCTAATTGATTAGTCCCCACATGTAGGAGTAAAGCCAATAATGTTACTGGCTGTACACCAGCAATTGGACAACTTTAGTGTTACAGGCTGCAGTATTTTAGACTAACCTCAAAGAAACTAATTAAGTTTCAAAACTCCATCTCTGCTACAGAAGAGGGACTCAAAGTACCTATTTGACCCTAACCATTTCTAAAA encodes the following:
- the GFPT2 gene encoding glutamine--fructose-6-phosphate aminotransferase [isomerizing] 2, which encodes MCGIFAYLNYRVPRTRKEIFETLIKGLERLEYRGYDSAGVAIDGNDNKDKERFIKLVKKRGKVKALDEELYKQDGLDLKVDFETHFGIAHTRWATHGVPSVVNSHPQRSGKGNEFVVIHNGIITNYKDLRKFLESKGYEFESETDTETIPKLIKYIYDNRETEDISFSALVERVIQQLEGAFALVFKSSHYLGEAVAARRGSPLLIGVRSKYKLSTEQISVLYRSCNIENVKNICKTRMKRLDGSTYLHAVGDKAVEFFFASDASAIIEHTNRVIFLEDDDIAAVTDGKLSIHRLKRSASDDPSRAIQTLQMELQQIMKGNFSAFMQKEIFEQPESVVNTMRGRVNFENSTVLLGGLKDHLKEIRRCRRLIIIGCGTSYHAAVATRQVLEELTELPVMVELASDFLDRNTPVFRDDVCFFVSQSGETADTLMALRYCKERRALTVGITNTVGSSISRDTDCGVHINAGPEIGVASTKAYTSQFISLVMFGLMMSEDRISLQKRRQEIISGLQSLPEMIKEVLSLDEKIHDLALELYKQRSLLVMGRGYNYATCLEGALKIKEITYMHSEGILAGELKHGPLALIDKQMPVIMVIMKDPCFNKCQNALQQITARQGRPIILCSKEDTESSKYAYKTIELPHTVDCLQGVLSVIPLQLLSFHLAVLRGYDVDFPRNLAKSVTVE